Proteins from a single region of Juglans microcarpa x Juglans regia isolate MS1-56 chromosome 5S, Jm3101_v1.0, whole genome shotgun sequence:
- the LOC121267191 gene encoding uncharacterized protein LOC121267191: protein MAAAGDTSGSMMANSRSFADLLSTAPHPIPDVLLPSRAPKTMDGEVYFLFSKEKIMKSAEPFRFSLVLKFLRQRPSLDATRLFIKNRWGLSGIVVVSAMRKPRNAFVQLTLEEDFNKALSREVFNIDGVAYRSFHWTPEFSEGEELSVVPVWIFLLGLAPNFYHPSIPKSLTTPIGKYIRCDNSTRCATRTDGARVCLELDVAKSPLLSFWIGAPSCPASRMQEVVYKTMPAFCTKCKIQGHNLKTCKKFSLRKEKAKQLVRIEHKEVPKQLKILDPSGSKPKLKEVANMGTKSKISDALVLVSVDQPIVEKDGEEVATF from the coding sequence ATGGCTGCTGCCGGGGACACTAGTGGTTCCATGATGGCCAATTCTCGTTCGTTCGCAGATCTTCTATCTACGGCCCCTCATCCTATCCCTGATGTGCTTCTGCCATCACGGGCTCCTAAAACTATGGATGGTGaagtgtattttttgttttcgaAGGAGAAAATCATGAAGTCTGCGGAACCGTTTAGGTTCTCTTTGGTGCTGAAGTTTCTTAGACAGAGACCATCCCTGGATGCGACcagattatttattaaaaatagatggGGATTATCTGGTATTGTAGTGGTTTCAGCCATGAGAAAGCCGCGTAATGCTTTTGTCCAATTAACGTTGGAGGAGGATTTCAATAAGGCTTTGTCTAGAGAAGTTTTCAACATTGATGGAGTGGCGTATCGATCGTTTCATTGGACCCCTGAGTTTTCTGAAGGGGAAGAGCTGTCGGTGGTTCCAGTTTGGATTTTCCTTCTAGGGTTGGCTCCAAATTTCTACCACCCTTCAATCCCGAAAAGCCTCACAACACCAATTGGGAAGTATATTCGGTGTGATAATTCTACTCGGTGTGCTACGAGAACAGACGGGGCAAGGGTGTGTTTAGAACTTGATGTTGCTAAATCCCCTTTGTTATCGTTTTGGATTGGAGCACCATCTTGTCCTGCAAGTCGTATGCAAGAGGTGGTGTATAAAACGATGCCTGCGTTCTGCACCAAATGTAAAATCCAAGGGCATAATTTGAAGACTTGCAAGAAATTTAGTTTAAGGAAGGAGAAAGCAAAGCAACTGGTTCGAATTGAGCATAAGGAAGTGCCGAAGCAGTTGAAAATTTTGGATCCTTCGGGTTCGAAACCAAAGTTAAAAGAAGTAGCGAATATGGGTACAAAAAGCAAGATTTCGGATGCGTTGGTGCTGGTTAGTGTTGATCAGCCAATAGTGGAAAAGGATGGTGAGGAAGTGGCTACTTTTTAG